The following coding sequences are from one Sphingobium sp. Cam5-1 window:
- the copC gene encoding copper homeostasis periplasmic binding protein CopC — protein sequence MRPTLFASALMLAATPSLASAQPKLLSSTPAANATVSKPAKLSLTFSEKLIPTSSGVDLIMTGMPGMASHAPMPIKGFKTSIEGDGRTLTVTLPRALPVGSYNLNWHVAGVDQNKIAGKYSFTVR from the coding sequence ATGCGCCCTACCCTGTTCGCCTCCGCCCTTATGTTGGCCGCCACACCCTCTCTGGCAAGCGCGCAACCAAAATTGCTGTCCTCCACCCCTGCGGCCAACGCAACCGTCAGCAAGCCTGCAAAGCTCAGCCTGACCTTCTCCGAAAAGCTAATTCCGACTTCGAGCGGCGTCGATCTGATCATGACAGGGATGCCGGGGATGGCCAGCCACGCGCCCATGCCGATCAAGGGCTTCAAGACATCGATCGAAGGGGATGGCAGGACCCTGACGGTCACCCTCCCCCGCGCCTTGCCGGTGGGCAGCTATAACCTCAACTGGCATGTGGCTGGCGTCGACCAGAACAAGATTGCAGGGAAATACAGTTTTACGGTCAGGTAG
- a CDS encoding 2-hydroxyacid dehydrogenase codes for MAKKPRPAKPRVVVTRRLPPNVEARMAELFDTVFNVGDVPMDRTALTRAMAQCDVLVPSVTDQIDAALIDLAPERLQLIASFGSGVDHIDLSAARRKGIIVTNTPGVLTEDTADMTMALILSVPRRLAEGEKLVRSGTWSGWSPSGMLGHRIGGKKLGIIGMGRIGRAVARRATAFGLSIAYHNRHRLPFEVEQELHATWHADVDTLLSECDIVSINCPLNADSRGMIDARRIALMRSDAYLINTSRAEITDEPALISALAEGRIAGAGLDVYAHEPAVDPRLLALSNVVLLPHMGSATFEGRDATGARVIANIRSWADGHRPPNQVLEGWV; via the coding sequence ATGGCCAAGAAACCGCGTCCCGCCAAGCCGCGCGTCGTCGTGACGCGCCGCCTGCCTCCCAATGTCGAGGCACGGATGGCCGAACTGTTCGACACGGTGTTCAATGTGGGCGACGTGCCCATGGACCGCACGGCGTTGACCCGGGCGATGGCGCAATGCGACGTGCTGGTGCCTTCTGTGACGGATCAGATCGACGCGGCCCTCATCGACCTTGCGCCCGAACGTCTGCAACTGATCGCCAGCTTCGGCAGCGGCGTCGATCATATTGACCTCAGCGCGGCGCGGCGGAAGGGCATTATCGTCACCAATACGCCCGGCGTCCTGACTGAAGACACCGCCGACATGACGATGGCGTTGATCCTGTCCGTACCCCGAAGGCTCGCCGAAGGTGAGAAGCTGGTGCGATCAGGCACATGGTCCGGCTGGAGCCCGTCCGGCATGCTGGGCCACCGCATCGGCGGCAAGAAGCTGGGCATTATCGGCATGGGTCGGATCGGCCGGGCGGTCGCAAGGCGTGCGACGGCCTTCGGTCTGTCGATCGCCTATCATAACCGCCATCGCTTGCCCTTCGAGGTCGAGCAGGAGCTGCACGCCACATGGCACGCGGATGTCGATACGCTGCTGAGCGAATGCGACATCGTGTCGATCAACTGTCCGCTCAATGCCGACAGCAGGGGTATGATCGACGCCCGGCGCATCGCGCTGATGCGGTCGGATGCCTATCTCATCAATACCTCCCGCGCGGAAATCACCGACGAGCCTGCGTTGATCTCGGCGCTGGCGGAAGGGCGAATCGCCGGAGCCGGGCTGGACGTCTATGCGCATGAGCCAGCGGTCGACCCGCGCCTGCTCGCGCTGTCCAACGTGGTGTTGCTGCCGCACATGGGGTCGGCGACTTTCGAGGGACGGGACGCCACCGGCGCCCGCGTGATCGCCAACATCCGCAGTTGGGCCGACGGACACCGCCCGCCCAATCAGGTGCTGGAAGGCTGGGTCTAG
- a CDS encoding SH3 domain-containing protein yields the protein MKRYLPQAGIVAAALWFASGTSAAPSKPVPYWASLSQDEARMRVGPSLDYPSSWVYRRRDLPVKVVQVLGLWRKIEDPAGTQGWMHVRLLSDTPTAIVTASVAPMRDSARESARTVFRAEKGVVGRLSSCNDGWCGFDVGGQRGFIRATDIWGATS from the coding sequence ATGAAGAGGTATTTGCCTCAAGCGGGAATCGTCGCTGCCGCGCTGTGGTTTGCCAGCGGCACATCAGCGGCGCCATCCAAACCCGTCCCCTACTGGGCCTCGCTCAGCCAGGACGAAGCGCGCATGCGCGTCGGCCCCAGCCTGGATTATCCTTCAAGCTGGGTCTATCGCCGCCGCGACTTGCCGGTGAAGGTGGTGCAGGTGCTGGGCTTGTGGCGCAAGATTGAGGATCCGGCTGGCACGCAGGGCTGGATGCACGTCCGGCTGCTCAGCGACACGCCGACCGCCATCGTCACCGCATCGGTCGCGCCCATGCGGGATTCCGCGCGCGAAAGCGCACGCACCGTTTTCCGCGCGGAAAAGGGCGTGGTCGGTCGGTTGTCATCCTGCAATGATGGCTGGTGTGGCTTCGACGTCGGGGGTCAGCGCGGCTTCATCCGCGCCACCGACATTTGGGGCGCGACCTCCTGA
- a CDS encoding peptide MFS transporter: MATASPMTPASGRTWLGHPRGLFLLFFVEMWERFSFYGMRALLIFYLTQHFLFSDRDAAHSYGAYMSLIYISPLMGGYLADRYLGQRKAVLFGGIVIAAGHIILGMEADGAANSMGLGLFWLGLATVIVGTGFLKASVSAMVGQLYPRDDMRRDPAYTIFYMGINVGATIGPVICGYLGQRWGWHWGFGAASVGMIAGVIGFVLCKPLLQGRGEPPDPARLAERVGGVISREWLVYLSSLLSILLCWLLIQQHAVVGWMLAGASALMVIYILWEAFGRMERIGRDRMLAALFLLVINPLFWGLYEQTGSSLSLFTHRYTDRNIFGFEVPASMFQSVNAAYILIFGPIMAALWIALAKKGREPSTPAKFGLALILVGAGFLILVAGAGAPGALTPILFIFLLYLCHTLGELCLSPVGLSAMSKLAPSRMIGLMMGIWFLAMALGEYVAGMIAAATGGTEGAASRDGVLSVYGEIGWWSIGIGVVVMAIAPLVKRLMHADKLGGEEGAEAEAQRDSFAIVDRASDKPA, translated from the coding sequence ATGGCGACCGCATCACCTATGACGCCCGCTTCGGGCAGGACATGGCTTGGCCACCCGCGCGGGCTTTTCCTGCTGTTTTTCGTCGAAATGTGGGAGCGCTTTTCCTTCTACGGCATGCGGGCTCTGCTGATCTTTTACCTGACGCAGCATTTCCTGTTTTCGGATCGTGACGCCGCCCATTCTTACGGCGCTTATATGTCGCTGATCTATATTTCGCCGCTGATGGGTGGCTATCTGGCTGACCGTTATCTTGGGCAGCGCAAGGCGGTGCTGTTCGGTGGCATCGTCATCGCCGCCGGGCACATCATCCTGGGCATGGAGGCGGACGGGGCGGCGAACAGCATGGGACTCGGCCTCTTCTGGTTGGGCCTTGCGACGGTGATCGTCGGCACCGGATTTTTGAAGGCCAGCGTGTCGGCAATGGTAGGTCAGCTTTATCCGCGCGACGATATGCGGCGCGATCCGGCCTATACGATTTTCTACATGGGCATCAATGTCGGCGCCACGATCGGGCCGGTGATCTGCGGCTATCTGGGACAGCGCTGGGGCTGGCACTGGGGCTTTGGCGCGGCGTCTGTCGGAATGATCGCGGGCGTCATCGGCTTTGTGCTGTGCAAGCCGCTGTTGCAGGGCAGGGGAGAGCCGCCCGATCCGGCGCGACTAGCGGAGCGGGTCGGCGGCGTCATCAGCCGGGAATGGCTGGTTTATCTGTCCAGCCTTCTTTCCATTCTGCTGTGCTGGCTGTTGATCCAGCAGCATGCGGTCGTGGGATGGATGCTGGCGGGCGCGAGTGCCCTGATGGTGATCTACATATTGTGGGAAGCGTTCGGCCGGATGGAGCGGATCGGGCGAGATCGCATGTTGGCGGCGCTGTTCCTGCTGGTGATCAATCCGCTATTCTGGGGCCTGTATGAGCAGACGGGGTCTTCGCTCAGCCTCTTTACCCACCGATATACGGACAGGAATATCTTCGGCTTTGAAGTGCCCGCTTCGATGTTCCAGTCGGTCAATGCCGCCTATATTCTGATCTTCGGGCCGATCATGGCAGCCTTGTGGATTGCGCTGGCGAAGAAAGGGCGGGAACCATCTACCCCTGCCAAGTTCGGTTTGGCGCTCATATTGGTTGGGGCGGGGTTTCTGATATTGGTGGCGGGGGCTGGCGCGCCTGGGGCCTTGACGCCGATCCTGTTCATCTTCCTTCTCTATCTTTGCCATACGCTGGGCGAACTGTGCCTTTCCCCTGTCGGTCTGTCGGCCATGTCGAAGCTCGCGCCGTCCCGGATGATCGGCCTGATGATGGGGATATGGTTTCTCGCGATGGCGCTTGGCGAATATGTCGCCGGGATGATCGCGGCTGCCACGGGCGGCACGGAAGGCGCGGCATCGAGGGACGGCGTGCTGAGCGTCTATGGCGAGATCGGCTGGTGGTCGATCGGTATCGGCGTGGTTGTCATGGCCATCGCGCCGCTGGTGAAGCGGTTGATGCATGCCGATAAGCTAGGCGGCGAAGAGGGCGCGGAGGCTGAGGCGCAGCGGGATAGCTTCGCCATAGTCGATCGTGCAAGCGACAAACCGGCCTGA
- a CDS encoding nitroreductase family protein, with protein MFNDATTPLSLLRTRRSGKPRDLIAPGPDAGQLREILEIALRTPDHGKLAPWRFVIVPDDKRESLAALLEDAYRREKPDAGRLELEAMRQFAHQAPTLVVALSDPVAGSKIPVWEQQLSAGAAIMNMLHASHALGFAAGWLTGWPAYNEDVRKAFAHGEERLAGFIFIGTPGRPQEERPRPEYDKIVSIWDR; from the coding sequence ATGTTCAACGATGCAACCACCCCGCTCTCGCTCCTGCGCACCCGCCGTTCCGGCAAACCGCGCGACCTTATCGCGCCCGGCCCTGATGCCGGACAGTTGCGCGAGATATTGGAGATCGCGCTGCGCACGCCCGATCATGGCAAGCTGGCACCGTGGCGGTTCGTGATCGTCCCGGATGACAAGCGCGAAAGCCTCGCTGCCCTGCTGGAGGACGCCTATCGACGCGAGAAGCCAGATGCAGGGCGGCTGGAACTGGAGGCGATGCGCCAGTTCGCTCATCAGGCGCCCACGCTGGTCGTTGCTCTTTCCGATCCTGTCGCCGGGAGCAAAATTCCGGTCTGGGAACAGCAATTGTCCGCGGGCGCGGCGATCATGAACATGCTGCACGCCAGCCATGCGCTGGGCTTTGCGGCAGGATGGCTGACCGGCTGGCCCGCCTATAACGAAGATGTCCGCAAAGCCTTTGCGCATGGCGAGGAACGCCTTGCCGGGTTCATATTCATCGGCACGCCGGGACGGCCGCAGGAAGAACGGCCTCGGCCAGAATATGACAAAATAGTTTCCATTTGGGACAGATAG
- a CDS encoding GntR family transcriptional regulator produces the protein MADESKPVYLRLRDIITASILDGSYRDGDILPSVRALAAQQGANPLTVAKAYQCFQDDGLIVVRRGVGMFVAEGAARRLREAERRRFLDELWPPVADQIKRLGISAEDLGLELA, from the coding sequence ATGGCCGATGAGTCAAAACCCGTTTATCTGCGGCTTCGCGACATCATTACTGCCTCGATACTCGACGGCAGCTATCGCGACGGTGACATCCTCCCTTCCGTCCGGGCGCTCGCCGCTCAACAGGGCGCCAATCCGCTGACGGTCGCCAAGGCCTATCAATGTTTTCAGGATGACGGACTGATAGTGGTCAGGCGTGGGGTCGGCATGTTCGTGGCCGAAGGCGCCGCGCGCCGCCTGCGCGAAGCGGAACGGCGGCGGTTTCTGGACGAATTATGGCCTCCCGTCGCCGATCAGATCAAGCGGCTGGGCATTTCGGCTGAGGACCTCGGGCTCGAACTAGCCTGA
- the prsR gene encoding PEP-CTERM-box response regulator transcription factor, translating to MSDTRPKLLIVEDDPGLQRQLRWAYEDYQLFIAGDREEAIEMLRAEAPDVVTLDLGLPPDPDGTSEGFATLGEMLQIKPDTKIIVASGHGARESALNAISGGAYDFYQKPVDIDELGLIVRRAFHVHALERENARLAEVAPEEARVLGRLITAAPEMLKVARTIERVAGAQVSVLLTGASGTGKELLAQGLHDASPRRNNIFVAVNCAAIPEVLLEAELFGQDGAPGKIERAQGGTLFLDEIGELPLALQMKLLRFLQDRLIGSGPETVMVDTRILCATHQDLEDMIRAGGFREDLYYRLAEIVVRIPALKDRPGDPALLARHFLNRFAKEMNPQVKGLAPDALAALDAWTWPGNVRELENRMKRAVIMADGKHVTATDLDLDADRTEGSDFVNLKAAREMADRRVIRRAIARTDGNISGAAKMLGISRPTLYDLLKQYQIQG from the coding sequence ATGAGCGACACGCGACCCAAATTGTTGATCGTGGAGGATGACCCCGGCCTGCAACGGCAGTTGCGTTGGGCCTATGAGGATTATCAGCTGTTCATCGCGGGCGACCGGGAGGAAGCGATCGAGATGTTGCGGGCAGAGGCGCCCGATGTCGTGACGCTGGACCTTGGCCTGCCGCCCGATCCGGACGGCACCAGCGAGGGTTTCGCGACGCTTGGCGAAATGCTCCAAATCAAGCCGGATACGAAGATCATCGTCGCCTCAGGTCATGGGGCGCGCGAAAGTGCGCTCAACGCCATTTCCGGTGGCGCCTATGATTTTTACCAGAAGCCGGTCGATATTGACGAACTGGGGCTGATTGTTCGCCGCGCCTTCCATGTCCACGCGCTGGAGAGGGAAAATGCCCGGCTGGCGGAGGTCGCGCCAGAGGAAGCGCGCGTGCTGGGGCGATTGATAACGGCGGCGCCGGAAATGCTGAAGGTCGCCCGCACCATCGAGCGGGTTGCCGGGGCACAGGTTTCAGTACTGCTGACCGGCGCGAGCGGAACGGGCAAGGAATTGCTGGCGCAGGGGTTGCACGATGCGAGCCCGCGCCGGAATAACATTTTTGTCGCTGTGAACTGCGCCGCGATCCCGGAGGTGCTGCTGGAAGCCGAACTGTTCGGCCAGGACGGCGCGCCGGGCAAGATCGAGCGCGCGCAGGGCGGGACATTGTTTCTGGACGAGATCGGCGAATTGCCGCTGGCTTTGCAGATGAAGCTGCTGCGTTTCCTACAGGATCGGCTGATCGGCAGCGGGCCGGAGACGGTCATGGTGGACACGCGCATCCTGTGCGCAACGCATCAGGACCTGGAGGATATGATCCGCGCGGGTGGCTTCCGCGAGGACCTATATTACCGCCTCGCCGAGATTGTCGTGCGGATACCAGCCTTGAAGGATCGGCCCGGAGACCCCGCCTTGCTGGCGCGGCATTTCCTCAACCGCTTCGCCAAGGAGATGAATCCGCAGGTCAAGGGGCTGGCCCCCGACGCTCTTGCCGCACTGGATGCGTGGACGTGGCCGGGTAATGTGCGTGAGCTGGAAAACCGCATGAAGCGCGCGGTGATCATGGCGGATGGCAAGCATGTCACGGCCACCGATCTGGACCTGGATGCCGACCGGACTGAGGGCAGCGACTTTGTGAATCTGAAGGCTGCGAGGGAAATGGCGGATCGGCGCGTCATCAGGCGGGCGATCGCGCGGACGGATGGGAATATCTCAGGCGCGGCGAAGATGTTGGGGATCAGTCGTCCAACTTTGTACGACTTGCTCAAACAATATCAGATACAGGGTTGA
- the prsK gene encoding XrtA/PEP-CTERM system histidine kinase PrsK, with protein sequence MGALLQFVGDWGHALAAVLFAAVGIFGLRRREQAADQRMLAVALLLTSCWSLYVSFGGVDKPLTGIGENIRNAAWLLLLFMMLRRDASARAGSMVAIGSVYAAVAGLILLQTFTDLIWRQLPSASDLHHTLVQVSLSLHMMTAVGGLMLVHHLYISWPPQQRGRVALLLGALAAMWTYDFNLYVIGYFAIERAHALYALRGPLMALLAPVIAVGMRRDMAAQVQLSRLLTFRALSFVSITLYMILIAAAGLAIELLAGPYARIIQIGCVFFMAVSALILLPSPRIRALWKVQVAKHFFQHRYDYRTEWMRFGETIGRPGTDAPPLGERVAKAVADITDSPAAILMLRAEDGSLALETHWNWDSDLAHDATVPAPFALLVERSGWIIDIDQDFARRQGREAPGWMRADARAWALVPLIHFGKLIGAILLARPAMDRRLDWEDLDMLRTAGRQAASYLSEAQGQQALDDAQRFDEFNRRFAFIIHDVKNLVSQLSLLARNAERHADNPEFRADMVLTLKESVGKMNDLLARLSQHNKARAAERQPVSLQEIAGKVARSRSRQHEVRLTGDAPLALADPARVEQIIVHLLQNAIDASAAGEPVEIRLGGDSRCSTIDVIDHGCGMTAEYVRRDLFKPFSSSKAGGFGIGAFEARALAQGMDGSIEVESKPGQGSRFTLCLPLAPHGTEGMAA encoded by the coding sequence ATGGGCGCGCTGCTGCAATTTGTCGGAGACTGGGGCCACGCGCTGGCCGCCGTGCTGTTCGCGGCGGTGGGGATATTCGGCCTGCGCCGCCGGGAGCAGGCGGCGGATCAGCGGATGCTGGCCGTCGCGCTGCTGCTGACATCCTGCTGGTCGCTCTATGTATCCTTCGGCGGGGTCGACAAGCCGCTGACCGGCATTGGCGAGAATATCCGTAACGCCGCGTGGCTATTGTTGCTGTTCATGATGCTGCGCCGGGACGCGAGTGCGCGGGCAGGATCGATGGTGGCGATCGGATCGGTCTATGCCGCTGTGGCGGGGCTGATCCTGCTCCAGACCTTCACCGACCTTATCTGGCGGCAACTGCCCAGCGCCAGCGACCTGCATCACACATTGGTGCAGGTGTCGCTGAGCCTGCACATGATGACGGCGGTCGGCGGGTTGATGCTGGTCCACCATCTCTACATCAGCTGGCCTCCGCAGCAGCGGGGCCGGGTGGCGTTGCTGCTCGGCGCGCTGGCGGCGATGTGGACCTATGACTTCAATCTCTATGTGATCGGCTATTTCGCGATCGAGCGGGCGCATGCGCTGTATGCGCTTCGCGGTCCCCTGATGGCGCTGCTCGCTCCCGTGATTGCGGTGGGCATGCGGCGGGACATGGCGGCGCAGGTGCAACTGTCACGATTGCTGACCTTTCGTGCGCTGTCGTTTGTTTCGATCACGCTCTACATGATCCTTATCGCAGCTGCGGGGTTGGCGATCGAGCTGCTTGCTGGCCCCTATGCCCGGATCATCCAGATCGGCTGTGTCTTCTTCATGGCGGTCAGCGCGCTGATACTGCTGCCTTCGCCCCGGATACGGGCGCTTTGGAAGGTGCAGGTCGCCAAGCATTTCTTCCAGCATCGTTATGACTATCGCACCGAATGGATGCGTTTTGGCGAGACGATCGGTAGGCCTGGCACTGACGCACCCCCGCTGGGCGAACGGGTGGCGAAGGCGGTGGCCGACATCACTGATTCCCCCGCCGCCATATTGATGCTGCGCGCGGAGGACGGCTCCCTCGCGCTGGAAACCCATTGGAACTGGGATAGTGATCTCGCCCATGATGCGACGGTGCCTGCGCCTTTCGCCTTGCTGGTCGAACGGAGCGGCTGGATCATCGACATCGACCAGGATTTTGCGCGGCGTCAGGGCCGTGAAGCGCCCGGATGGATGCGTGCGGACGCCCGCGCCTGGGCGTTGGTCCCGCTGATCCATTTCGGCAAGCTGATTGGTGCCATATTGCTGGCACGGCCCGCGATGGACCGGCGGCTGGACTGGGAAGACCTGGACATGCTGCGCACCGCGGGCCGTCAGGCGGCGAGCTATCTGAGCGAAGCGCAGGGCCAGCAGGCGTTGGACGATGCCCAGCGCTTCGACGAGTTCAACCGGCGCTTTGCCTTCATCATCCATGACGTCAAGAATCTGGTCAGTCAGTTGTCCTTGCTCGCCCGAAATGCGGAGCGGCATGCCGATAATCCCGAATTCCGGGCGGACATGGTGCTGACGCTCAAGGAGTCGGTGGGGAAGATGAACGATCTGCTGGCGCGCCTGTCTCAGCATAACAAGGCGCGCGCTGCCGAGCGCCAGCCGGTCTCCCTGCAAGAAATTGCGGGGAAGGTTGCCCGGAGCCGATCGCGCCAGCATGAGGTTCGGCTGACGGGCGACGCTCCCCTCGCTTTGGCTGATCCGGCGAGGGTCGAGCAGATCATTGTCCACCTTCTGCAAAATGCGATCGACGCAAGCGCGGCGGGTGAGCCGGTCGAAATCCGGCTGGGCGGGGATAGCCGCTGTTCGACGATTGACGTGATCGATCACGGCTGCGGCATGACCGCCGAATATGTGCGCCGTGATCTGTTCAAACCATTCTCATCCAGCAAGGCCGGGGGCTTTGGCATCGGCGCTTTCGAAGCGCGGGCGCTGGCGCAGGGAATGGACGGAAGCATCGAGGTGGAAAGCAAGCCGGGGCAGGGAAGCCGCTTCACGCTGTGCCTTCCGCTTGCGCCACATGGGACAGAGGGAATGGCCGCCTGA
- a CDS encoding TIGR03013 family XrtA/PEP-CTERM system glycosyltransferase, with the protein MIRLFKHYVPHAVLLLGLLDLLLLLGAAEVGWILRARQIGMDVDQITTRAAPLVSFALSIQTAMIAVGVYGTEALQSIRFAFARLLVAISLGVIFLSVMHFVLPDLTLWRSNSLYAMALAIALLLAVRLLLGSMLGGEAFKRRLVVLGAGNRANRIRELEQRKGAGFLIVGYIAMNDGPQVIPEAINRSAIYNLADFVVRLAASEVVLALEERRNALPLSDLLRIKTTGVHVNEISTFLERETGRVDLDSVNPSWLIFSDGFSAGRRLSSIAKRLFDVIASSILLLLTGPIILIAAVLVKLDSKGPAFYRQQRVGLFGEEFWIVKLRTMRQDAEVSGQAVWAEKDDPRITRLGYWLRKLRIDELPQTWTVLKGEMSFVGPRPERRQFVEDLEQHLRYYAERHMVKPGITGWAQINYPYGASIEDSRNKLEYDLYYAKNYTPFLDLLILIQTLRVILWPEGAR; encoded by the coding sequence ATGATCAGGCTTTTCAAACATTATGTGCCGCATGCCGTGCTGCTGCTGGGACTGCTTGATCTGCTGCTGCTGCTGGGCGCTGCCGAAGTCGGATGGATATTGAGGGCTAGGCAGATCGGCATGGATGTCGATCAGATCACGACGCGCGCCGCGCCGCTGGTCAGCTTTGCGCTGTCGATCCAGACCGCCATGATCGCGGTGGGCGTCTATGGCACCGAAGCGCTCCAATCGATCCGTTTCGCCTTCGCGCGGCTGCTCGTGGCCATTTCGCTGGGCGTCATATTCCTGTCGGTCATGCATTTCGTGCTGCCAGACCTGACGCTTTGGCGGTCCAATTCTCTTTATGCCATGGCGCTTGCTATCGCTCTCTTGCTGGCGGTGCGGCTGCTGTTGGGGTCGATGCTCGGCGGTGAAGCGTTCAAGCGTCGGCTGGTCGTGCTGGGCGCGGGCAATCGCGCCAACCGCATCCGCGAACTGGAACAGCGCAAGGGGGCAGGATTCCTGATCGTCGGCTATATCGCGATGAATGACGGGCCGCAGGTGATCCCCGAAGCGATCAACCGTAGCGCTATCTATAATCTGGCTGATTTCGTGGTCCGGCTGGCCGCCAGCGAGGTGGTGCTGGCGCTGGAGGAGCGGCGTAACGCGCTGCCCCTGTCGGACCTGCTGCGTATCAAGACGACCGGCGTCCATGTGAACGAGATATCGACCTTCCTCGAACGGGAGACGGGCCGGGTCGATCTCGACAGCGTAAATCCCAGTTGGCTGATCTTTTCGGACGGCTTCTCGGCAGGCCGCCGCCTGTCCAGCATCGCCAAGCGGCTCTTCGACGTCATCGCCAGTTCCATCCTTCTGCTGCTGACCGGCCCCATCATCCTGATCGCGGCGGTCCTGGTGAAGCTCGACAGCAAGGGACCTGCTTTCTACCGCCAGCAGCGCGTCGGCCTTTTCGGCGAGGAATTCTGGATCGTGAAGCTGCGCACCATGCGGCAGGATGCCGAGGTCAGCGGGCAGGCGGTCTGGGCGGAAAAGGATGATCCCCGGATCACCCGGCTCGGCTACTGGCTCCGCAAGCTGCGCATCGACGAGCTGCCGCAGACATGGACGGTGTTGAAGGGCGAGATGAGCTTCGTCGGCCCCCGTCCGGAGCGACGCCAGTTCGTCGAGGATCTGGAGCAGCATCTGCGCTATTATGCCGAGCGGCACATGGTGAAACCGGGCATCACCGGCTGGGCGCAGATCAATTATCCCTATGGCGCATCGATCGAGGACAGCCGGAACAAGCTGGAATATGATCTCTACTACGCCAAAAATTATACGCCTTTCCTCGACCTGCTGATCCTGATCCAGACCCTGCGCGTCATCCTGTGGCCGGAAGGGGCGCGCTGA
- a CDS encoding sigma-70 family RNA polymerase sigma factor, with amino-acid sequence MSEGLGQEAEHQEEERQSLSDSDFKRELAAVIPHLRAFGRSLSGNRDVADDLVQETLLKAWAARVRFQAGTNMRAWTFIILRNHYLSQMRRSRFRGDWDDLTADRLLAAPAGQDKHVELSDMQRALLQLPQPQREALILVGAGGFAYEEAAEICGVAVGTIKSRVARGRAALEQILESGDLPSRRTQETRDTAVLDEIMDDVDRLSRGRETRQSPDLDADDV; translated from the coding sequence ATGAGCGAAGGGCTTGGCCAGGAGGCGGAGCACCAGGAAGAAGAGCGGCAGTCGCTCTCGGATTCGGATTTCAAGCGTGAACTGGCTGCGGTGATCCCGCACTTGCGCGCGTTTGGCCGGTCCCTTTCGGGGAATCGCGATGTTGCCGATGACCTCGTTCAGGAAACGCTTTTGAAGGCATGGGCGGCGCGTGTCCGTTTCCAGGCGGGCACCAACATGCGCGCCTGGACGTTCATCATTTTGCGCAACCATTATCTGTCGCAGATGCGGCGTTCGCGCTTTCGTGGCGACTGGGATGACCTGACGGCGGATCGCCTGCTTGCGGCGCCTGCTGGGCAGGACAAGCATGTCGAGCTTTCCGACATGCAGCGTGCCCTGTTGCAATTGCCCCAGCCGCAGCGAGAGGCGCTCATCCTCGTCGGCGCGGGCGGCTTTGCCTATGAAGAGGCCGCCGAAATCTGCGGCGTCGCGGTTGGAACGATCAAGAGCCGGGTGGCGCGTGGACGCGCCGCGCTGGAACAAATTCTCGAAAGCGGCGATTTGCCGTCGCGGCGGACGCAGGAGACCAGAGACACAGCCGTGCTGGACGAGATCATGGACGATGTCGATCGCCTCAGTCGGGGGCGTGAGACAAGGCAGAGTCCCGACCTGGATGCCGATGACGTGTAA
- a CDS encoding response regulator has product MSLGQQLHPHLPFLRRYARALTGSQGHGDAYVRATLEAIVAAPEEFPADVDPRLGLYRTFHAIWSSSHLEDGPVLTGNDGQEAVAQARLARLTPLPRQALLLTALEGFTVDDVGYLIGLDPADVEALVEEALGEIEAQTRAKVLIIEDEPIIAMDIETIVRDLGHEVTAIAVTREDAVREAMAERPGLVLADIQLADDSSGIDAVKDILAEFSVPVIFITAFPERLLTGERPEPTFLITKPFQRSTVKAAISQALFFDEATAPV; this is encoded by the coding sequence ATGTCGCTTGGACAGCAACTGCACCCCCATCTTCCTTTCTTGCGCCGCTATGCCCGCGCCCTGACGGGCAGCCAGGGTCATGGTGACGCCTATGTGCGTGCGACGCTGGAAGCGATCGTCGCGGCGCCCGAAGAATTTCCGGCCGATGTCGATCCGCGGCTTGGCCTTTACCGGACTTTCCACGCGATCTGGTCGTCATCCCATCTGGAGGATGGTCCGGTCCTCACGGGCAATGACGGGCAGGAAGCGGTCGCGCAGGCGCGCCTCGCGCGGCTGACACCGCTCCCCCGACAGGCGTTGCTGCTGACGGCACTGGAAGGTTTCACGGTCGATGACGTCGGCTATCTGATCGGTCTGGACCCCGCCGATGTCGAAGCTCTGGTGGAAGAAGCGCTTGGCGAGATTGAGGCGCAGACGCGCGCCAAGGTCCTGATCATCGAGGACGAGCCGATCATCGCCATGGACATCGAAACGATCGTCCGCGACCTTGGTCATGAAGTGACGGCGATTGCCGTAACCCGCGAAGATGCGGTGCGCGAAGCGATGGCGGAGCGGCCGGGGCTGGTGCTGGCCGACATTCAGCTGGCGGACGATTCCAGCGGCATTGATGCGGTGAAGGACATATTGGCGGAGTTCTCCGTGCCGGTCATTTTCATCACCGCTTTCCCGGAGCGTCTGCTGACGGGCGAACGACCCGAACCGACCTTCCTCATCACCAAGCCGTTCCAGCGTTCGACCGTCAAAGCGGCCATTTCTCAAGCCCTGTTCTTTGACGAGGCCACTGCCCCGGTATGA